From Azospirillaceae bacterium:
CGGCGTCCGTCACCAGCAGGAAGTCGATGTCGCCGTCGGGCGGGAAGTTGCCGGCGGCGAGAGAGCCCGTCATCGCCACCATGCGCACGTTGGGCAGGCTGGCCAGGAAGCGGGCGTAGCGCCGGGCGGTGGGCTGCTGCCGGCGCGACAGGTCCCGCCGGGCGCTGCGGATGGCGAACAGATCGGTCCGGCCGCGCAGGGCGTGATAGGTGCCGTCGCCCTCCAGATGGCGCGCCAGGGCCGGGCCACTCAAGGCGTGCCGCACGTCCTCCGGCGCGCAGCGGATGCCATGCAGGTAACGATGGATTTCCAGCGCCGTGACCGGGAAGTTAAAAACATCCCGATACGCGATCGTAGAATAAATCGCCGTCTCCAGTTTATTCATCGTGAGGGCGATTGTCATGGAATCTCCTGCCGCCTGATCAGTATCGACATTTGTTTGTTCTGATTATTTATTATGTATGGCGCATTGTTTATTTTATTTTTCCGTATATGCTGCGCCATCCATTATTGATTTTGGGTGGATCATGGCCATCAGGCACAAGGTCGTTCTTTACAACCCAACCGCCGTCTTCCACACCATGCCGCTGGGCCTGCTGGCCATCGGCTCCAACCTTGATCCCGCGCGCTTCGACGTGCGCATCATCGATGCGCGGATCGAGGCGGATCCCCAGGGCGCGGTGCTGCGGGCCATCGACGGCGCCCTGTGCTTCGGTGTCACCATGCTGACCGGCCGGCCGCTGGGCGACGCGCTGGCCATGCTGCGGGCGGTGAAACGGGCCCGGCCCGGTCTCACCACCGTGGCCGGCGGCTGGCACCCCTCCCTTTTTCCGGTGGAAACGCTGGCGGAGCCCAGCATCGACATCACCGTGGCGGGGCAGGGCGAACGCACCTTCGCGGAGATCGTGGATCGGCTGGCCGAGGGCGCCGACGTGGAAGGGATCGCCGGCATCGCCTATCGCGACGGCGACCGGGTGGTGCGCACCAAGGCGCGGCACCTGGAAAGCCTCGACGCCTTCGCGCCGCCCAATTTCGACCTGATCCCGGTGGAGCGGTATTTCCAGTTCAAGGGCCGGCGGCAACTGGACTATATCGGCTCCATCGGCTGCAATTTCCGGTGCGCCTTCTGCGCCGACCCCTTCGTCTATGGCCGCGACTGGAAGGCCATCTCCGCCAGCCGCATGGGGGCGGAGATCGAGGCGCTGTGGCGCCGCTACCGCTTCACCGACCTGAACTTCCAGGATGAGACCTATTTCACCCACCGCAACCGGGTGGCCGACATCTGTGAGGAGTTCCTGCGCCGGGGGCTGGATTTCACCTGGGCCGGCACCATGCGCGCCGACCAGGGCGTGCGGCTGCCGGATGAGATCTGGCGCCTGTGCGTCCGTTCCGGCCTGCGCCGCGTGCTGGTGGGGGTGGAAACAGGATCCCACGAGATGATGAGGCGCATCAAGAAGGACACCACCATCGATGCCATCCTGGAAACGGCCGCCAAGTGCCGGCAGCACGACATCGCCGTCATCTTCTCCTTCATCGTGGGTTTTCCGGAAGAGACGGAGGACCAGGTCGAGGCGACGCTGGGCCTGATCAAGACCCTGCGCGCCATGAGCCCCCGGTTCGAAACCCCACTGTTCTACTACAAGCCCTATCCCGGCTCGGCCCTGGCCGCCGCCGTGGCGGACCAGACGCCGCGCACGCTGGATGACTGGGCGCGGTTCGACTATGTGGCGGGGCCGGCGGGCACCTGGGTGCCGCCGCATCTCTACCGCCGGATCGAGCGTTTCAAGTTCTACAACAAGTATGCCGCCGGCCCGGTGGCCACGGGAGCCGGTGCCAGCGGTTTGCTGCGCCGGGTGGCGCGTTGGCGCATCGACCATGACGTCTACGCCGCCCCGGTGGAGAAGTTCCTGGTCCAGCATCTGCGTCCCGAACCCTCCCTATCCTGAGGCTTGGCCGGCAAGGTCGGCCAGGGCGGCGGGCCTGGGGTGCAGGGCCGCTTCCCAGGCGCGCTCGAACCCCTCGGGCGA
This genomic window contains:
- a CDS encoding radical SAM protein, coding for MAIRHKVVLYNPTAVFHTMPLGLLAIGSNLDPARFDVRIIDARIEADPQGAVLRAIDGALCFGVTMLTGRPLGDALAMLRAVKRARPGLTTVAGGWHPSLFPVETLAEPSIDITVAGQGERTFAEIVDRLAEGADVEGIAGIAYRDGDRVVRTKARHLESLDAFAPPNFDLIPVERYFQFKGRRQLDYIGSIGCNFRCAFCADPFVYGRDWKAISASRMGAEIEALWRRYRFTDLNFQDETYFTHRNRVADICEEFLRRGLDFTWAGTMRADQGVRLPDEIWRLCVRSGLRRVLVGVETGSHEMMRRIKKDTTIDAILETAAKCRQHDIAVIFSFIVGFPEETEDQVEATLGLIKTLRAMSPRFETPLFYYKPYPGSALAAAVADQTPRTLDDWARFDYVAGPAGTWVPPHLYRRIERFKFYNKYAAGPVATGAGASGLLRRVARWRIDHDVYAAPVEKFLVQHLRPEPSLS